The Leucobacter viscericola sequence GCACTCTCCTCCTTTGTCGCCTTCACCATTGGTGCCCTCATACCTCTGATTCTGGCGATGGTGTCTGGCGACCACACAATCCTGGTCGCGGCTGGGGCGGTGGTGCTCGGTCTGTTCTTGACGGGGTGGATCAGCGCCAGTCTCGGAAGGGCGCCGCTGCTTCCCGCGATCCTGCGGAACGTGCTGATGGGATCTGCGACGATGGTGGCGACGTATCTCATTGGCCTGTTGTTCGGCGTCGCGATCGGGTAGTCCGTCTCTCGGAGACGGAACGAGTTCTGCGCCCACCGAGCTTTTTCCGATCCCAACGATGTAATGTGGAGCCTTGTGCTGACTGAGCTGGAACAATACTCGACGATCCTTCTTTACTCGGCGATGGTCGTGTACGCGATCGCCTTTGTGTTTTACGCCGTTGACCTCGCGAATCGCAGTGGTGACGCAGACATTGTGCAGACGGCCACGCCCGCGAAACAGCCGCGATCCCGCAGTCTGAGGATCGGCTTCTCACTCACGGTGCTCGGGTTCATTCTGCAGCTGGGTGCGACGATTCTGCGTGGTATCGGTGCCGAGCGCGTGCCGTGGGCCAACATGTACGAGTTTGCGCTCACCGCCACCTGCGCGATCGTCTTCATCTTTTTGCTGGTGCAGTTCTTCGTTGACCTGAGGTTCCTCGGTGCGCTTGTCACCGGCATGACCGTGCTGTTCCTGGGTGTCAGCAAGGTGAATTTCTACGTCGAGATCGTGCCGCTGCCGCCGGCCCTCGACTCCTACTGGCTGGTCATTCACATTCTTGTTGCCGTGTTGGCGGTCGGGTTCTTGACGCTCTCGTTTGGTCTCTCGGTGCTGCAGCTCATGCAAACCCGTCGCGAGGCTCAAATCGCGGCCAAGGAGCCCGTCAAGGGGCTCCGCTTCTTGACGAGCCTGCCCACGGCGGTGCGCCTCGAAGACCTGTCTTACCGCGTGGCCATTATCGGCTTTGTGTTCTGGACGTTCACGCTGATCGCGGGATCGATCTGGGCCGAGTCAGCGTGGAGCCGCTACTGGGGTTGGGACACCAAGGAGGTCTGGACCTTCGTTATCTGGGTGCTCTACGCCGGATTCATTCATGCCCGTGCAACACGTGGCTGGCGCGGTACCCGCTCGGCCTGGTTGTCGATCATCGCCTACACCGCGGTTATCTTTAACTTCACGATTGTGAACGTCTTCTTTAAGGGACTGCACGCGTACTCGGGTCTGTAGCCCGGAGCAGATACGACAAGAGCGCAGTTTCGCATCAATCCCTAAGGGGGAAGATACGAAACTGCGCTCTTGTCGTTTAGTGCGGAGAACGCGGAGAACTAGCCCTTGACGACCGGGAATGTGCCGGTCGCGGTCTCGCCGTCATCGTAGATTTCAGAGGGCGGGCCGATCAGCTTCGGGTCGGGTGTGCCGACGACCGAGTGATCCTTGTCCGGGTAATCGAAGCGTGAGAGCACCCAGCGCATTGCCTCGAGGCGCGCACGCTTCTTGTCGTTCGACTTGACCACGGTCCACGGTGCGTGCGGAGTGTCGGTGTAGAAGAACATGGCCTCTTTGGCGGCCGTGTAATCGTCCCACATGTTGACGCTCGCGAGGTCGGTGGGAGAGAGCTTCCACTGCTTCACGCGATCCTGTGAGCGCGAAACGAAGCGCTCGTGCTGCTCCGCCTTGCCCACGGAGAACCAGAACTTCATGAGGTGAATGCCAGAGTTGGTGAGCATGCGCTCAAACTCGGGAGCTGAACGGGTGAACTCGAGGTACTGCTGCGGCGTGCAGTAGCCCATGACGCGCTCAACACCGGCGCGGTTGTACCAGGAGCGGTCAAACATGACGATCTCGCCAGCGGCGGGGAGGTGTGCCGAGTAACGCTGGAAGAACCACTGGGTCTGCTCGCGCTCGGTCGGAATCTCGAGTGCAACAACGCGTGCACCACGGGGGTTCATGTGCTCGGTGAAGCGCTTGATCGCGCCACCCTTGCCCGCTGCGTCGCGGCCCTCAAACAGAATCACGATCCGCTCGCCCGACTCCTTGACCCAGGCCTGCAGTTTCAGCAGCTCGATCTGCAGCTTGCGCTTCTGCTTCTCGTAATCCTTACGAGAGATTTTGGTGTCGTAGGGGTAGCCCTGTCGCCAGGGCGCATCCTTGCCGTTATCTTCTTTGGCGTCTTCGCCGAGCAGCTCACTAATCTCGTCGATTTCAGGAGTGACGTCGACCTGTCCGGGCGTCGCCATGTCGAAGTTGTCAGCCTTCTGAGCAGTGGTTGGTTCGTGTTCCATGGGTGTTCCTTCGTTGTGAGGACCGGCGCGATCACGCACACGCCACCTCTCAGTCTAAGGAATGTGGCGCGTTCTCACAGAATCGTCTGGCAGAATTCTCCAACTCACCATTCAGTGGGGACTAGCGCACGAGTCGCGCGATGGCCGCCGAAACCTCTTCAAGCTTTTCGGTGGCCACCTGTCCGCCCTCGGCGGCGGCCGCGGTGACACAGTGGCTCAGGTGGTCGTCGAGGAGAGCAAGAGCGACCTGTTCCAGGGCTTTCGTCGCAGCAGAAACCTGGGTGAGAATGTCGATGCAGTACTTGTCTTCTTCGACCATGCGCTGCACTCCGCGAACCTGTCCCTCAGCGCGGCGCAAACGCTTGAGCACCTGGTCTTTGTGCTCGATATAGCCGTGCCCGGTGTGTTCGTTTTCGATCGTGTCTGCCATGCCCAGAACCCTACACGCGGTGGCGGTGAAACGCGTAGTCGTTCGCTAGTTCGGGCTTGGCCGCCGTCGGGATCGCAGCACTGTCGCGACGCCTCCGATGACGAGGATGAGTACCGCGGCCCAGATCATGATGTAGATGTACCACTCGCCACCGGTGATGCGTTCACCGATGAGGATCGAAGCTACAACGAGCAACGCCGGTTCGAGGTAACTGAGCAGGCCGAACAGGCTCAGCGTCAGCAGCCGGGACGCCACCACGTACAGCACGAGCGCGATCCCGGTCCACACACCAAACAGGGGAGCGGACCACCACAGCGACGGGTTAGCCTCCATCGCGGTGCCCTGGGTGATTTCAATGGCGACCAGCACAAGCGCCGCCGGCGCGAGAACCAAGAACTCCCAGAACATGCCACCGAGGTGATTGGTTCCCAGTGCTCGCCGCAGCACAAAGTAGACGGGGTACCCGAGACACACCAGCAGGGTCTCCCACGAGATCCCGCCGACCCGGATGAGCTCAAACACCACTCCGGCGGCGGCAACTGCCGCGGCCAACCACTGCCACCAGCTGAGTTTGTCCTTGTAGAGGAACCGCCCGATTACAACAAGCACCAGCGGCAGCAAGAAGTAGCCGAGAGCGACGTGCAGCCCCCGACCGTGCA is a genomic window containing:
- a CDS encoding metal-sensitive transcriptional regulator, which translates into the protein MADTIENEHTGHGYIEHKDQVLKRLRRAEGQVRGVQRMVEEDKYCIDILTQVSAATKALEQVALALLDDHLSHCVTAAAAEGGQVATEKLEEVSAAIARLVR
- the ccsB gene encoding c-type cytochrome biogenesis protein CcsB encodes the protein MWSLVLTELEQYSTILLYSAMVVYAIAFVFYAVDLANRSGDADIVQTATPAKQPRSRSLRIGFSLTVLGFILQLGATILRGIGAERVPWANMYEFALTATCAIVFIFLLVQFFVDLRFLGALVTGMTVLFLGVSKVNFYVEIVPLPPALDSYWLVIHILVAVLAVGFLTLSFGLSVLQLMQTRREAQIAAKEPVKGLRFLTSLPTAVRLEDLSYRVAIIGFVFWTFTLIAGSIWAESAWSRYWGWDTKEVWTFVIWVLYAGFIHARATRGWRGTRSAWLSIIAYTAVIFNFTIVNVFFKGLHAYSGL
- the ppk2 gene encoding polyphosphate kinase 2, giving the protein MATPGQVDVTPEIDEISELLGEDAKEDNGKDAPWRQGYPYDTKISRKDYEKQKRKLQIELLKLQAWVKESGERIVILFEGRDAAGKGGAIKRFTEHMNPRGARVVALEIPTEREQTQWFFQRYSAHLPAAGEIVMFDRSWYNRAGVERVMGYCTPQQYLEFTRSAPEFERMLTNSGIHLMKFWFSVGKAEQHERFVSRSQDRVKQWKLSPTDLASVNMWDDYTAAKEAMFFYTDTPHAPWTVVKSNDKKRARLEAMRWVLSRFDYPDKDHSVVGTPDPKLIGPPSEIYDDGETATGTFPVVKG
- the rarD gene encoding EamA family transporter RarD, coding for MTLSPSRGSRGTLASVGSSVAFAGVYFVTPMLAPAPAEAIWGVRNLVTIPVIVLALVAVRQWHLVTEIAHRIRRKPLLLLGSIVCGLLIAVQLWVFTWAPMHGRGLHVALGYFLLPLVLVVIGRFLYKDKLSWWQWLAAAVAAAGVVFELIRVGGISWETLLVCLGYPVYFVLRRALGTNHLGGMFWEFLVLAPAALVLVAIEITQGTAMEANPSLWWSAPLFGVWTGIALVLYVVASRLLTLSLFGLLSYLEPALLVVASILIGERITGGEWYIYIMIWAAVLILVIGGVATVLRSRRRPSPN